The following is a genomic window from Strongyloides ratti genome assembly S_ratti_ED321, chromosome : 1.
tcttctTTGTATTTACATTTATCAATGAAAAAACATTCAATAGGAAAAGTTCTGCCAGGAATATGATAAGTTGGTgcatcattaaaatattttgaaaataatccCGCTTGTAATGTAGCACtcataattattattgttaatggGGTTTCTCTTCTACGAAGACAacattttaacatatataataacatatCAGTATGGACTGCACGTTCATGAACTTCatcaataataatacaaGAATATTTACTAAATATTCCATCATAAATACCTTCTCTCATTAAAATACCATCAGTTAAATAGACAATTTTTGTCTTCTCTGTAGTACAATTTTCAAAACGAACTCTATATCCAACGACATCGCCACAAGATGTATTCATTTCATCGGACACGCGTTGTGCCAAAGATATCGCAGCAACACGACGTGGTTGAGTGATGCCGATTAAGCCTTTCTCACCAAAGCCAGCTTCGTAacaaaactataaaaaagttataatcaatagattaaaaaaaatgaacatACTTGTGGGATTTGTGTACTTTTACCACATCCTGTTTCTCCCATTAAAATAGTAACTTGTTTACTCATTAAccattgtattatttttactttttctttGTGAATTGGTAAAGGTGTTTTCCTTTCAAATCTTCCTTTTTTTGCCTCAATgccatttttaatttcatcaGAATTGTCAAAAAAATCAACTCTTTTCCTAACTGAAGATTGAAAATTCATAATAGgtaaacaatttaaatataaaaaaaaaataagttcaAATTAGGAAAATTTGGTGAAGCGTATCCGTTATAAACTCATTCTTTTCTTTGTAGGATTTTCTGAGCTATTTTTCAATGGCGACACGTAAacttatagaaaaaattgtatGGAAATTAagacatatatatataaagtttatatttcttttttttttctatacaTTACcatatgaaataaataaatgtaggaaaatgtttaatattttaaatataaaattttataaaaaaaaaagttgttaacACAAAAgtttagaataaaaatatttttttaataaataatattatatttcaatCGTAAAgttcaatatataaaaatcaaaaattttattataatttgtttttttcttataaatatgaaattttataaaaaaaatactgtTATACAATGAtctacaaattttttttcaaaaaaaattaatattatataaaaaaaatgtaagataaatatttaaataataattttttttttataaaaagttgttaatgttaaatttatcttcaacatactattaataatttttttctttgttgctttgttttttcaattttataaatcttAATTAAtgtagataattttttttttataaatcttttagtatttttaaagaaaaactaaaatgttaaaatctaaatttatacaatataaattgtaaatatgatttttttaacatttaaatttttaaaaagatttacattatacaaaattttctaataacaataaattttactggttatttatttgatttcaaaaaaaatgttagcaaataaattatctaaatcattattaacaaaaaaatttttaaccaATCAATTAGGATGTGCTTCAACAATGGTGTATCCAAAATATGAAACAATTGAAATGTTTAAAGAAGGAAATACTACcagaataaattttaatcaaattaaaaatttaaatgctATGAACGATCGATTTTTTAATGAGTATAATGATGCTTTATTAATAGCAAATGAGGATAAAGATACATCATTAACTGTTATATCTCATAatggtaaatatttttcatctGGTTTAGATTTCTCAATGTTCAAAGGTCTTTCAAGaaaagaaattgaaaaattttcatattcaTTAACAAATAGTATGCTTTGTACTTTagaaagatatatatatcataaaaaacCTACATTATGTATTGTTAAAGGTCCAGGAATAGGAAGTGGATTAACATTTTTAGGTATTCATGATTATGTAATTTGTAGTGATAAGGCATATTTTCAAGCACCATTTACTAAAATAGGAGTATCACCAATAGATTTTTCATCATATACTTTTCCTAAAATTATGGGTATAACTAAAGCTAATGAATTACTATTATTTGGAAGAAAAATTACTGCTCTTgaaggaaaaaaatataatttaataaatgaagTTGTTAGTGATAAAGAAATTGATTCAATATCTGAAGCTAGAATTAAAGAATTTTCTTCTTtagataatgaaaatttaaagattGTTAAAGGTGTTCTTAAAACTCATGATAAAGATAAGCTTATTTTAACTGGAAAAAAtgaaatgaatatttttagaaatcgTTTATGTTCTGatgtattttataattcattacaagaaatgttaaaaaaacttgaaaaaaaataatatatttgataaatttatataatttgtaaaattattttattttttttaaaagatacattataaaataaaagcaaatattttttaccttaagaatattttaaaaattatgtttattaatatatgtataattgtttaataaacTCTTGAAAAAGTCTGTTCACATActtgatattatatataaatgtttattggcattattataaacaattaCTGAAGTAactgtttataaaaaagtattgtaTTACTATACAAAAACGTAACATCTGGTAATGCTAACATATCTGAAGTGTTCTTATATTAGTCATCTGCTCAATACCTGAATTATAAAAGCTTTACATATTCTAATATTTTGTCATTTGTACTATTTCAAAGAATgctattttttatttttttatcttctatTATTATTGCTACATTTAATATAGCAAAAAGTGAATTAGAATGCAATTCAAAATTTGAACTTTATGTTGGTAAATTACTTTACTCCTCTGTATATGATCAAATATCAAAATGTGATAAATGTGCAACACTTGAAGGATATATAAAAGGTAACAAAGAATTAAAAGGAACATATTCTGGATGTCTTGATCAATTAGAATGgatattaaatgattttatgCAAGAAAATCCTTTTAAAATTCATGGAATATGTGGagtatgttttattatattattttaaaatataataataaaaaaaaattttttttttaggtatCTGGAAAAGGATATTCATTAGTAAATGAAGATTatgattttcaaaaatataacattacaACAACATGTACttatgaagaaaataatgatgataAGTTTATAGAAACAAGTAACCGAGAATCAGGCCCTATCCAAGCAGCAATGgtttcaaataatataacagaaaaaagaaaaataacaatatatatgGTACTCTCATCAATCTTTCCAATAATAACCACTTTCTATTTTACCACTTCTTggttatttgaaaaataataataattttaatatgtatttattatgttataattaaattacttttcCGCCAGATTTGGCCTTCATTGGATGtgtcttctttttttttacataatcaTCTATAAACCTCGTAAcattatacatttatttttgactaaacaaatatattaataaaaacaattttttttttaactttccTACTACTTTCTGttcttttttgatttaatttaaaaaaaaaaagaaatgaagAAAAGAAGACATTCTAGTGTGGATAGACTACGTTTACATAAAACGAATCATTTTCCATTATCTGGGAGCAGGCGACGTTCCTCTACAGGCTTTTCATCACCATTTGATGCTTTCTCTTCTATCGATACTTTAAAATGTGTATCagaacatttatttattaattgtgTACTTAAAATTAATCAAGAAAATAgtgaaaatataattatggatgataaaaaaatattaaaagaaccACCTGCTTTATCAGCATCAAGATTATTAATACCTTCTAATATTATGGATACATGGAATCAACATAAAAGTTTATTCGGtgataaagtaaaaattttagaaaaaaaatttaataaaaggcaaagttttttaaaaaaattttcactTTATTTACAAGTATTTTATGAAAGATCAAGATTACGTTATTTTATTCCtataataatactattagcttattcatttttaggaggaataattttttatacaatagaATCACCAGCAGAACGTGTAGCACTTCGagaaaaagaagaatatataaataatgaggaaaataaagttttaaatgttatattgGAAATCGAAAAagagttaaaatatttttttacaaaagcaaaaaatataacaatgtattattattatttacacGAGTATAGAAAATTTGCtatgaataaattaaatcaaCATATATATTGGTATGCATTAgaaagttattatttatcaGATCAAGAAGCATTTAAATCTTCACTCCTTCATCCAACAAAACCTGAACCACATTGGTCAacacattttaaaaaaccaTATGGACAAATATatgctttaaaaaattatacagaACAATTATCATTAAGATGTTGGGAAATTTGTACAGAATTAACAGGAGaaaaaaaagcaaaaattaaattaaaagaagcACTTCAATTATTTCATCAATGGACTGGTCTTCAACATATTTTATCACCAACATTTACTTTTAGAAATTCAATGTTTTTAGCAGTAACAACATATACAACAATTGGTTATGGAAATATAACACCAAAAACAAATAAAGGAAAATTTGCTGTAATGATTTATGCTATTATTGGTATACCATTAGTATTAATGATTCTTCATAAATTAGGAcgatatatattattagcATTAGAATATACATGGGATATGACAATTTATGCTATGGAAGCTGTTGGTGGTTTAAAAAATggtgaaaaatataaaagtaaattattagATGAAGAAAGAGATTCTGGTATTCCAGTATTAGTTGCAATGTTTGTAGCATTTGGTTGGATGTTTATGTGTGCTGCtgcatttttattttttgaaaaagattgggattattttaaatcattttattttttcttttgttcaTTAACAACTATTGGATATGGTGATGTTGTACCGACATCCTCTGATGatatgtttattattttcttttttattattattggaTTATCACTTGTATCAATGTGTATTAATGTtgtacaattaaaattagaaCAACTTGttgaagaaatattattagcAATGATGGAGGAGTATACTGGAGATTTAGAATTTGGTTTTTCAGGAGCTAATCTTAAAGCTAGATTAGGTGTTGTTGATATGTGGAAAATTTGGAAAAGACGTAGAAGTAGAAAGAAGAAAGAAAAAGTTGGTAAAGTTAAAGATATTATTGTTGATGATGTTAAGTATGGTGTTGAAAAAAAACCTAGTTTTgtaaatagaaattttagaGAAATGATGCCTTTTGGTAAAAGAAGAAGAGTTGATGAAATTATGGAAGAAATTCAAAAAAGATTagttcaaaaaaataaaagtgtTCAAACAGATCcagtaaatatttataatattaatgaaaaaccaatagataaaaaagttaCATTTGCAAATAAATCTGTTGGATCATCatgtttatcattaataaaaaaacctGAATTAGAATCAGTAGGTGAAAATTTAGATGAATTACCAATAACATATAAAAGAGATATTACTTATCGTCACAATCAAACTGAACATGAAATAAGACGACGACCAATATTACCAACAccaataaaaattcaatatCCAACAAATGAAGAGGGATATCAATATACTCCAGCACGTCGTTGGACATTTGTTGAAACGGGAAAAGCATCAAAAGGTGCACCAAGAGGACTTGCAgcacaatatttttatcatggTCAACAATatgtatgtttatttttattttttataatatatttataaatatatatatattttaagccACATTCTGATGAATTAGAATTTTTAGTACAAGAAATTGATTCACGTTTAAaagaatgtaaaaaaaagttattagaGAAACAAAAGATAGAGGCACTTAAAACACGAAGGAATACAGAAACATCTGAAACagatgaataaaatatttatttatatataatgatatacATTCGTCtttcaaaattattcaatttaattatttcttattaataataataaatttaaaagatataattgCTAATATTATACTGTTTCTTCACATATTTCCATAACCCTATCTAATGATGCATCCCCCAATATATCACTTTCAAATAACTCATCAAAATTTTCTGTATATGATGATAATGATATTGTTTTTGAATTTCTTTCATCCttcttttcattattttgtttatcttcaaaaaaattatcatctAAAAATGTATCATGACCAAAACTAGAATCTAATGAATATTTtcgtttttttaataaaagcgCATTAACCAAAAGCATTTCTTTATCTCTTGGTAAAACATATAACTTTTCTGTATACAAAGATATTtcattaatgatatttttttgaaaaactacaattatctaaaaataacaaatttatttttttcatttttatatttacttacTACTCTTGGATCTGTAACATTAATACAACttgtaaatgttttataaacattacttttatttgattCTGTTTTATCAGgaataagtaaaattttatcagcAATCTTCAAACAATTTGAAAtccataaatttttatttttattaacttttttacttTCCCAACAATCTAAAAGTACATTACAATTATATTCAATTAATTCATAGGCTAATTCCTCAGCATActcaatattattatgaattattaaaatattttgcttttcattattatcattaaagcTTCTTGTGTCTTGGTATATCCAACTATTATTAGATGAATGTGAAAGAAGTGGTGTAGATTTAGTTAATATTTTGGGAGAAAAATATGTTTTGATAATATGGTAAAAAAGGACACACGAGATGGTTAAacttatcaaaaaaaatgtcaaagttgttataaataaaataatacgCCAATTGAAATTACTTTTTACATCATcattgttatttattattaaacttgattctaaaaatattttatttgatttttctaTCAAACATTCACAATTCCAATCTCTTCGAATACATAGACAAATTTTATCACTTCCTCTATATTTGTTTGCTTTAATTTTACttacataaatattatttaaaaataaatgtttaaatgaAACATTTCCAGATAAATAAccattattttctattaacATATTTCTTGAAACAAATTTTGATTCCacttttgaattatttaaattttccaATTCAATTTCATACTCCTCAAAACAAAATTGAGATGGTGCCCcagaaaatgatatatttatcatttttttactattatcaacagatattttatcaaaatgtgGTTTCCATAAACTGGCATAATGAGCTGATCCAAATACAATATCAACAGGAGAAcaattattagaaattttatcataataatcaatcatatttaattttatttttttaattccaattgaaatagtataattttgaccaaattgaaataatttttttatttttatatttatactatttatGGAATTATCATATGTTTGGgcaataattgtaaaattaacttttttaaatttatcattatatacaGAAATAGGAATATTAGGTAATGTTGATGTAATATGAACTGTCACTTCTGACATAACATCACCATTTATTGGATTAGtctgaatatattttaaattattttgatattatcATACTTTTAAACTCACTCGAATAATATAATCAGCTGttaattttaagatatttgaagaattaactttaaaaaattttggatTGTAACTATCAGCTACAATAGCAATACAATTTGGTGAACATGATATATCTTCTCCTAATACATATgaggtaaaaataaatataataataattttccaCATAGcatgaaatatataaatatataatttatatatatatatattataagattttaaattttttatttatttacttatCATCAACAAAAGAAATATTGAGATAATGTATAACTTCGTTACCtcataaaagatatatttaatgtatgtggatatattaaatttgttaaaattattttatcatttacaCAAAAACACGCCTCCtcttaattataaaatagatCATATATTAAAGTCTTATATGATTGCAtttctaatttattattgaaaaacgaaagtttattaagattgtgatttatttattttaaattaacattatgatcatcaaaaataaatttaattatcataaacttttaatgattaatttattatataaaaatttatttgataattataaaagttattctctaattaaatttaataaatagaaaaataaacttttatggCAAACGAAATtccaattattatttcttataaagATTTTTCTTTCTGTTAGGCGGTGATCAAGTAAAGTTTTATcttgttaatatatattttcttaagttttattatcttatcttctttgtttatttataaataataattaaattatttaatggaATCAAAACGTGAACCTGATAATCCTAGAAAGATACAAGAGATTGTTGCAAATTTTGATGTTGGTGAACTATTAGGTTCAGGTttgttttgttattatttttatacaaataataatattttattatttacttttatttttataggaTCTTTTGGTGCTGTTTGGAAAATTAGAAACAAAAAAACACATGATTATTTtgcattaaaattatcagcAGAAACAGCCTATCCAGTGTCAATGAAATGTGAAGTTgaagttttaaaaagatgTAATGGAAGTTGTAATTTACCTAAACCATATTATTTTGGTAAATGGAATcatcaatattatataattatgaaTTACCTACCACATGATGATTTTATggaaattttatattcatttactAATAAAGAAATTCTAGATTATgctaaaaatctttttattgcTTTAGAATATCTTCATTgtagaaatattattcataGAGATGTCAAACCaggaaattttttatataataaacgagaaaaaaaatatatgttggTAGATTTTGGTTTAGCATCAATTTATAAACCTTATGAAGAGAATGTTTTAACACCGGTACAAGTTAATTTAGACAATAAACGTGATAGTACAGTTAAAAGAAAACTTAGTAATACTGAAGCTGAATTAGAGGGATACTGtgaaaatgttaaaagaagaaatgttaataatattgatgagattgataaaaaatttagtacTAAAGTAAAAAATGTTTGTGATTGTTATGGAAAACCTTTGTATTGTTCTAAGTGTAAAAGTTTACCTAAATTTTCATATTGTAGATCTGGAACTAATGGTTATAGAGCTCCAGAAACAATGTTATTTTGTAAAGATCAAACAACTAAAGTTGATATTTGGTCGGCTGGTTGTACAATTTTAGGTGTAGCCTGCCAATTACCCTCATTTTTTAGACCAGTTGATGAGTTACAGGCATTATTTCAGTATGCATCTATTGTTGGTACCGATGATTTAAAAAGAGCAGCAGATTATTGGAATGTTGACTTATTAATGAGtttgaattttaaaagaaaaagtttttttcttattactAAAGCAATGAAGGCAAAATCTAttaattcaataaaaaacttAACTGAAACTGGGTGTTCTCAATGCAAAAGTTATCTTAATGATAATCCTGAAGGTATATGTGTTTGTTTTAGAGATGATTCTACTCTTATATATGAAGATGAATATGAGGAGAtagttgtaaaaataattaattggTGTCTAATATCTCACCCGAAAATACGTTTTTCGGCAAAAGATTTACTAGGATGTATTGAggattatgaaaaattaattgaagaaaaaaaatgtaaaaaagaGTAAAAAAAGGTACTATTTAAGTTTTGGTAggacttttttttaaatgtaattaagtaaatatatttttgtttatttttaatgcattaatttttaattaagtaaatttttattaagagATTTATTGGTAATGATTACTTAGATAAGAGATAGATATCAGATTTATACAAGAGAAATTATACCTAACTacttataattttgataaaatattaaaatagatGTTTATTTAGACTTAATTTAAACTTACATATtcacaaaatattttatctctCCACGAGATAAGTCACATGAAtagattattatttttctaagtATTTATAAccttaaaagttattatttatcaaagcaaatattttactattataattttttttaaatgaaaaatagtttttatctcatattttcaaatatcaAACTAATTAATGTAGTGATAAGaaaaatcaatttaaaaCAACGCTATCAAGATTTAGATTTAAGATTCATCTTAAAGTACTACCCATATATCAACTTCAACAAGAttcttcaaaaatattaaatttaaaactctttaaaatataaataaaaaaatctcaattataatcttttattatttattttttttcaaaattatttaatcacaataagtatatataaaataataaaataaaaaattttatataaatagaagTAGACTAAAAAATGAGGTgtgaaaaatgttttttaatttcttataaaaatttctaagataaaaaaatgagttaataataaaaagtgtaaacatacttttttcaattttattatgatataaaaaaaatatcctaaaaattcaaaatattttaagcaaaatttaatatttaaaaagaaaaacataactacaaaaaaaattttttttatggtCTAAACTTATTTTAGAGTAGAAAATTTGaccaaaaaataaaaataacttttttttaaattggaTTTAATGTGAATCttcaaaaataaactattttcaggaaaactttaatattattctttaaaattaagctATTAACAGGTAGATTTGGACCGAGGATAAAGAAGATTTTGGagttgaatattttaaagattcaAAAAAGTTATACATTCTGTAGCATTCTACCAAcctttttgaataaaaaaaatcacaaTGAAAATAGATAACTTTCCAtgaataaaaacaaaattattggtaaatttgtaatattaattttaaaaaaatataatatcttgtatataaatatgtttttttagcatatttataaataatttctttaaatatctaattttgataattctgtatcaaaaatattgaaatcaaaaatattaaaagttctCCCAATTGTACATGTACTATTTTGAAGAGTttcaaaatcttttaaagATGTATATAATTTCATCATTTCAACAATCCTAAAAGCATAATTATCTAAATTCttataacatatataataattgtgtaattcattattaactatttttaacattcttTCATTTTCTATATAACATTCATTAGGTAAATTTGGAACATTTGCATTTGACCaaataatttgtaatataatatatgaaaCTTCATATTTATCTAACATCATTTGTTTCATaggattatatatattttttatttgatatttttcaattggatcaaataattttgtaagaTTTTGGGCAAAATCTTTTGGAAATGCTGGATCttcttttaaagttttttcatcatttgtAAAACTATTATGATcagttataataaatgtagcattattattatatccaaataattctaatgatataaatagttttataaaaacaaaaattattccaTTTGAGTGTcttaaataattcattttaatttcatagttatatttattaaaatttggtatttccattaaaaattttgagtaattaattataaaagttttaaaataatctatACATGAtgcaaaattaattatatttataaatttcatatcttctttttttactaaaatcatagaattttttaaattattaatggcTTTAGTAACTAATTGTAAATTTGTTAATGGTACTGAATCTGAtgaaatacttttaattatagGACATTCAAAGATTGTTTTAATCATATTAAttgtttcattaaaattacatataattttacaattttgtATTTCAAATGTGCTTTTAATAACACTTGTTTGCCTCGTgatattatttgtattaaaatttgtttgatatgattcattataattattgtcataaaaagaattttcattaatttgaggtgaattttttaaagccATTCCAATTTTCTTACATTTTTCATATCTACAATATCGACACATAcgatttttatctataattattattattataataataataatctataataaaattacctTTTGTTACATTACAATTTTTCGTTGCTTTTCtacatttatatactttACCAGCTACAACAGttcttctaaaaaaattattaaattaataattatataaaaaaaaatagctACCTAAAAAATGAGCTACATGGTTTGCATGCATTAACACCAAAATGTATAGAATTTGTTGGTACATTACAAACTAAGCAATATTCACTTAATtgtgaatttttatttgaattcattataaaatcttttttgataaaacaaaatgaTATCACAATAAAACACTTTTACagagaaaaataatttgtgtAATTTTTGTGTTCATTCTTTGATAAGATTTATATTGATAAGATATTTTGATACAAAGGAAGGTTGACTTATttgctttttttatttaaaatagcaTCAAGTTGTgtgtaaaaaagaaatttaattgCTGGAGAAACATTAATTTGTGAGAACATGATTCATTATTATTGTGGTTTGACTTTGAAATAATCTAATAATAGAATAATATCTATGCAAAGTTTTTAgtaattgatatttaaatatttattatacataacaattatttcttattaatttactttttttgtactttcaagtagaaaagtaaatattataatttttttatatacctagaatcttttaaatttctaggttttattaacaaagaaaatagattatattgttatttttagaaatattacaaagagatgatatttatttgacttttttttttatatataataattaaaaacttaaataaaataattttaatatactcACGTTCTTGAAGAAAAGTACagatttataatttatttaattatagatagtgtcattatttttataaaattaaaatgatactAACAACAACAGGATGTTAATTCATCAAACATTGtacaatcaaaaatatttaaaaattttgcaaTAAGTAAAATTTCACGTTCACGAGCTGAAAATTCTTTAATCATTGCCAATAATTTTGCTATTTCTGCAACACGCCATGCATAATTatccatttttttatcataaatataatgattatGAATTTCATTACTTAttaccttcaaaatattatcatttcctgttttaccattttttatatcaacaGCTCTTTTTTTTGTCCATAAACTTTGCATTATTAAATATGCCATTTCCATTTGATCAACTTGTAATTCTTTCATTGgaataaaaacaaatgaatctaaaaatttaaatgaaggTGTAAATAAATccattatttgtttttttacaTGTGGTGTAAATTCTTCATCAACAACTTGTAGACTTTCTAAAAAATGAGCTGATTCAGTATCAGTAAGTATTACATTTTTTGAGGTTAACTTTTGACAATATtctatagaaaaataaacaCGTAAAAATACATGACACATTGGccaaaatgatttaaataaatccCATTTTTCACTAGAACTAAGAATAACAAAATCTGGCATATACATTAAAAGTTCAGCAATatgaattaataatttttcccAAAATGCAacaaattttctaaattctATTGTATATGATATTGtcattttttcattatttgcAATACCTAAACTGGAACGTAAATGAATTAAACCTTGGACAGTTTTTTGAAGACATGATAATTGTACAccatttatttgtaaaacaCCATGTAATggtttactaaaaatatcttttattattgtaattgTATCATGAATATcataaataactttatttcc
Proteins encoded in this region:
- a CDS encoding Nuclear hormone receptor, ligand-binding, core domain and Nuclear hormone receptor, ligand-binding domain-containing protein; translated protein: MEMAYLIMQSLWTKKRAVDIKNGKTGNDNILKVISNEIHNHYIYDKKMDNYAWRVAEIAKLLAMIKEFSAREREILLIAKFLNIFDCTMFDELTSCCC
- a CDS encoding Zinc finger, nuclear hormone receptor-type domain and Nuclear hormone receptor, ligand-binding domain and Zinc finger, NHR/GATA-type domain-containing protein — protein: MLNELDSLLDFCLVCGIPTKSISLGVNACRACSSFFRRSANANAQYKCRRGTKNCPIKAGEKLFCKYCRFEKCKNAGMSLKNLKVVVQKSEEIVTPTNSQNNSPVNFKSVIKRTIEIKGNKVIYDIHDTITIIKDIFSKPLHGVLQINGVQLSCLQKTVQGLIHLRSSLGIANNEKMTISYTIEFRKFVAFWEKLLIHIAELLMYMPDFVILSSSEKWDLFKSFWPMCHVFLRVYFSIEYCQKLTSKNVILTDTESAHFLESLQVVDEEFTPHIHLFLFQ